A region of the Massilia sp. erpn genome:
CCAGCGTATGCCGGAAATGAGCGGCACCGAATTTCTGGCGCGGGCACGCGAGCTGTATCCGCACACAGTACGCATGGTGCTGTCCGGCTACGCCGATCTGGCCACCGTCACCGACGCCATCAACCGCGGCGCCATCTACAAATTCCTCAGCAAACCCTGGGATGGTGAGGAACTGAAACAAGCCGTGCGCGACGCCTTCGCGCTGGCCGAACATCAGGAGACGCTGCGCGCCGACTGATAGAATTGCGCGCTTATCGGCGGGCCGGCGGCGTTTGTCCGCATGGCGGCGCGCTGGTCGCATGCCGCCCCGCGGCCGCTGGCTCTCGGGCAAAGTAGCGCCAGACAATCCCGTCCGCCCACAGAAATACAGCATATGAAAATCAGTTACATCATCGCCGCCGCCCTTGGCGCCAGCGCCATTACCGCCTTGGCCGGCAACGCCGTGCCGCTGCCTGCGCAATGGCTGCTGGCCGGCGAATCGCCGCGCCAGTACGTGGCCGGCGTGGACATGGACATGGACAACACCGTGAGCGGCAAGGGCGCCAAGTTCCTGCGCCATGCCAAGGGCAATGGCCAAAGCTGGGCCACCGTGATGCAGCAGATCGCGCCCGACCACTACCTGGGCAAGCGCGTGCGCTTCCAGGCCAAGGTCAAGACCAAGGACATCAGCGAATGGGCCGGCCTGTGGATGCGCATCGACACGCCGCGCCGCTCCAAATCCCCCTTCTATAACAGCGAAGACAAACCGATCAACGGCACTACCGGCTGGCAGCTGCGCAGCGTGGTGCTGGATGTGCCGCAGGATGCGACCTCCATTTCGTTCGGCGTCATCGGCGGCGGCAAGGGCCAGGTGTGGATTGACGCGCTGAAGCTGGAAATCGTGGGCAACGATGTGCCGGTGGACGTGCAGCCGAATTCCGATCCTTTGCCCACTACGCCGCAGCTTTGATGCGCCCTACTCAAATTGGCGGCGGCGCCGCGCCAGCGATGCCGGAACGCGCACAAGCCTTGCTGGCCGGCCTGCCACGATTCGGCGCTGCGCAGGCAGGTCTGAGCCTGCTGGCGCTGGCTGTGCTGGCCGGCCTGGCATGGCTGCGCGGAGAAAATCTATGGCTCGCCACCTTCATCCTGCTCCTGCTGCCGCCGCTTATCGGCAACGCCGGCCTGCAAGGCTGGCGCCTGCTGCTGCAATGGTCGGCGCGGCACCCGCGCCTGGCCCGGCTACTGCCGCGACGGCGCAATGGCTGGCGTCTGAGCTGGCTGGTGCTGGCCGTCGCGCTGGCGGCAGGCAGTTATCTGGCTCTGCGCGCCTATCTGGCCTGGAATGCCCGCCATGAGCTGCTTGGACTCACCGACGAGCAAGCCCTGGCCTGCGCCCTAGCCTCCGGCGCCCTGCTGCTCGGCATTCCGCTGTGGCAGGCGCAAAACCAGGCCGGGACGCTGCGGCTGGCGCACCTCAAGCAGGCGGCCCTGTCGGCCGAGCTGAAAGCCCTGCAAGCCCAGGTCGAGCCGCACTTCCTCTATAACACCCTGGCCAATACGCGTTATCTGGCGCGCCACGATCCGCAGAAAGCCGTGCAGATGCTGGATCACCTGATCGCCTATCTGCACAGCGCCCTACCCGATATGCGCAGCCATGCCTCCACCTTGGCGCGCGAATGCGAGCTGGCGGAACACTACCTGGCCCTGATGGCGATACGCTTTGGCGAGCGACTTTCCTTCAAGGTGACTTATCCCTCGACGCTGGGCGCGACCGCAATGCCGCCGCTGCTGCTGATGTCCCTGGTGGAAAACGCGATCCGGCATGGCGTGGAACCGCAGCCCGGCGCCGTGCATGTGGAAGTGGCGGCGCTGGCGGCCGGCCCGCATTTGCAGATCATGGTCTGCGATAATGGCGCCGGCCTGGAAGCCACGGCGATGGGCAGCGGCGTCGGCTTGCGCAATCTGCGCGAGCGGCTG
Encoded here:
- a CDS encoding transcriptional regulator — translated: MKISYIIAAALGASAITALAGNAVPLPAQWLLAGESPRQYVAGVDMDMDNTVSGKGAKFLRHAKGNGQSWATVMQQIAPDHYLGKRVRFQAKVKTKDISEWAGLWMRIDTPRRSKSPFYNSEDKPINGTTGWQLRSVVLDVPQDATSISFGVIGGGKGQVWIDALKLEIVGNDVPVDVQPNSDPLPTTPQL
- a CDS encoding sensor histidine kinase, whose amino-acid sequence is MRPTQIGGGAAPAMPERAQALLAGLPRFGAAQAGLSLLALAVLAGLAWLRGENLWLATFILLLLPPLIGNAGLQGWRLLLQWSARHPRLARLLPRRRNGWRLSWLVLAVALAAGSYLALRAYLAWNARHELLGLTDEQALACALASGALLLGIPLWQAQNQAGTLRLAHLKQAALSAELKALQAQVEPHFLYNTLANTRYLARHDPQKAVQMLDHLIAYLHSALPDMRSHASTLARECELAEHYLALMAIRFGERLSFKVTYPSTLGATAMPPLLLMSLVENAIRHGVEPQPGAVHVEVAALAAGPHLQIMVCDNGAGLEATAMGSGVGLRNLRERLAARYGDNARFDLRIGSHGRTEAELLLPLKE